One part of the Oncorhynchus keta strain PuntledgeMale-10-30-2019 unplaced genomic scaffold, Oket_V2 Un_contig_1083_pilon_pilon, whole genome shotgun sequence genome encodes these proteins:
- the pdcl gene encoding phosducin-like protein: MTTLDDKILGEKLQYYYSSSEDEESDKEDDEGEHKTIRNPDVLEPEIEYSGDGSAINTGPKGVINDWRKYKQLKVEQKQEQKEEMERLIKKLSMTCRSDLDDEADAIKQKEMQDKIQHKMTMQEYNMLQEDEDDEDFLQQYRKQRIEEMRRKVLRGKRFEQVYELNSGEEFLEAVDKEDKACLVMIHIYEGEVPACEAMMGSLLCLAQEYPLVKFCSVRGSVIGTSAQFRGSALPALLVYKGGDLIGNFVRITDQLGEDFYAVDVEALLQEYGLLPDKPVLVAKTIRNCAITQSDDSDLDID; encoded by the exons ATGACAACGTTGGATGACAAGATCCTGGGGGAGAAGCTGCAGTACTACTACAGCAGCAGTGAGGATGAGGAAAGTGACAAGGAGGATGACGAGGGGGAGCACAAGACCATCCGCAACCCAGATGTACTGGAGCCTGAGATAGAATACAGCGGTGACGGTAGTGCCATCaacacag GGCCCAAGGGGGTGATTAATGACTGGAGGAAGTACAAACAGCTGAAGGTGGAGCAGAAACAGGAGcagaaagaggagatggagagactcATCAAGAAGCTGTCCATGACCTGCCGCTCCGACCTGGACGACGAAGCCGACGCCATTAAACAGAAAGAGATGCAGGACAAGATCCAACACAAG ATGACCATGCAGGAGTACAACATGCTCCAGGAAGACGAGGATGACGAGGACTTCCTCCAGCAGTACAGGAAGCAGCGCATCGAGGAGATGCGCCGGAAGGTGTTGCGCGGTAAGCGCTTCGAGCAGGTCTACGAGCTCAACAGTGGCGAGGAGTTCCTGGAGGCTGTGGACAAGGAGGACAAGGCCTGCCTGGTTATGATCCACATCTACGAGGGCGAGGTGCCTGCCTGCGAGGCAATGATGGGCAGCCTGCTGTGCCTGGCACAGGAATACCCCCTGGTCAAGTTCTGTAGCGTGCGTGGGTCGGTTATCGGCACCAGTGCCCAGTTCAGGGGCAGCGCCTTGCCAGCCCTGCTGGTGTACAAAGGAGGAGACCTGATTGGGAACTTTGTGCGcatcacagaccagctaggagAGGACTTCTATGCTGTGGATGTGGAAGCGCTGCTGCAAGAGTATGGGCTGCTGCCGGACAAACCTGTCCTTGTCGCTAAGACCATCCGCAACTGCGCCATCACACAGAGCGATGACTCTGACCTTGACATAGACTAG